A DNA window from Aspergillus nidulans FGSC A4 chromosome V contains the following coding sequences:
- a CDS encoding flavin monoamine oxidase family protein (transcript_id=CADANIAT00003828): MTSRDGYQWTAETGLVQGVPSISVISPPTNISPESRQYDVVVVGAGYSGLTAARDTCLAGLKVLLLEARDRIGGRSWSSDIGGYPFEMGGTWVHWGQPHVWREISRYQMRNELESSFDFSRGVNHFELRTNQGPAIMSHKEEDELLAAALHKFVDVDGDLGRRAVPFPHDSFHVPEARQYDQMSAKDRMTQIADTVSPRERAALESFVLLCSGGTLATTSFFEFLHWWALCGYSYQGCLDALISYKFKRGQSSFALRFFREALSTGNLSYAFNSPIQSIDDQGAKVVVTTREGHRYAGARLISTIPLNVLNTVTISPPLGTQRTAAANTGHVNQCVKVHAEIASRDMRSWTGISYPFNKLCYAIGDGTTPAGNTHIVCFGGSHNHIQPEEDIKQTKTAVESLSPGNMDIKRLVFHNWSKDEFAKGAWFFSPPEMLSTSLEALRSRHGNVVLANSDWALGWRSFIDGAIEEGTRAAMTVVEELRPQPAVRERL, from the exons ATGACTAGTCGTGACGGTTATCAATGGACAGCAGAGACTGGCCTGGTCCAGGGCGTGCCTTCGATCAGTGTCATCTCGCCACCAACGAATATCTCTCCCGAGTCCCGCCAGTATGACGTCGTTGTCGTAGGAGCAGGGTATTCGGGGCTCACAGCGGCCCGCGATACGTGTCTCGCAG GCCTCAAGGTGCTGCTTCTCGAAGCGCGTGACCGTATTGGTGGCCGGTCATGGTCGTCTGATATCGGAGGATATCCATTCGAAATGGGCGGCACCTGGGTCCACTGGGGACAGCCTCATGTTTGGCGCGAGATTTCAAGATACCAGATGCGGAATGAATTGGAGAGTTCATTCGACTTTTCTCGCGGGGTCAACCATTTTGAACTGCGGACCAACCAAGGACCAGCGATTATGAGCCACAAGGAAGAG GATGAACTGCTGGCCGCAGCACTACACAAGTTCGTGGACGTCGATGGAGATCTTGGCCGCCGGGCCGTTCCTTTCCCTCATGATTCATTCCATGTCCCTGAGGCTCGGCAATACGACCAAATGTCGGCAAAGGATCGTATGACTCAGATTGCCGATACCGTGTCACCTCGTGAGCGAGCCGCTCTAGAGAGCTTTGTGCTTCTCTGTAGCGGCGGCACTTTGGCGACAACGAGTTTCTTCGAGTTCCTGCACTGGTGGGCTCTGTGCGGCTACTCATACCAAGGGTGTCTGGACGCCTTGATTTCTTATAAGTTCAAGCGGGGTCAGTCCAGCTTTGCCCTTCGATTCTTTAGAGAGGCGCTCTCGACAGGAAACCTGTCATACGCCTTCAACAGCCCCATACAGTCGATTGACGACCAGGGCGCCAAAGTGGTGGTCACGACTCGTGAAGGCCATCGCTATGCTGGGGCCCGTCTTATCTCGACTATACCGCTCAACGTGCTAAACACAGTCACCATCTCTCCGCCACTTGGTACGCAGCgcacagccgcagcaaatACCGGCCATGTCAACCAATGCGTTAAAGTCCACGCAGAAATTGCGAGCCGCGACATGAGGTCATGGACGGGTATCTCGTACCCCTTCAACAAGCTCTGCTACGCTATCGGTGACGGAACAACACCAGCAGGGAACACGCACATTGTTTGCTTTGGTGGTTCTCACAACCACATTCAGCCGGAAGAGGATATCAAACAAACCAAGACAGCCGTGGAGAGCCTCTCGCCCGGCAATATGGATATAAAGAGATTGGTTTTCCACAACTGGTCCAAGGACGAATTTGCGAAGGGGGCATGGTTCTTTTCCCCTCCAGAGATGCTCTCGACATCGTTAGAGGCGCTTCGATCTCGCCATGGAAATGTGGTGCTTGCTAACTCGGACTGGGCACTTGGATGGCGGAGCTTCATTGACGGTGCTATTGAAGAGGGCACAAGAGCAGCGATGACGGTTGTGGAGGAGCTGCGGCCACAGCCTGCGGTACGCGAGCGTCTGTAG
- a CDS encoding uncharacterized protein (transcript_id=CADANIAT00003829): MESSMDIKIEESFQEETAIEQSRIEGVTLRTEGSRRMTPLQTISASWIICDSWAGVAATVALATVQGGPVTLTYGLIAMFILVGACVLSLGELASVYPTAGGQYHWTSILAPRRARRVMSYACGIANMFAWIAICTGIAIIPAQQIMGIVLFYYPDFNAQPWHYFLIYQAINGLVMLYNIGLLQRSLWIHDAAFFITLASFFVITISCLSRSAGNYEPSTTVWETFLNDSGWSSGGVAFLTGLVAPNYMFAGIDGALHLAEDCRNAATAVPWALMSTLTIGFGTSFAFMIAMLYCTHDLQAVVETTTGVPIYEIWYQATRSSTAATVFVLLLCFAATFALIGAQETASRLTWSLARDEALWGSKWIGKIQDRLDVPVWALVFNASVVFIIGCIYLGSSSAFNAFIGTGLILQHISYAFPALLLLYRRRASDWLPESRKFRLPAVVGWAANLTTVCFAILVLIFYNFPTVMPVTGSNMNYSSAVLGVMAIVACLNWIIYAKKQYHGPYIRGSVEEQS; encoded by the exons ATGGAATCGAGTATGGATATTAAGATAG AAGAGTCATTTCAGGAAGAGACTGCGATCGAGCAGTCCCGCATCGAAGGGGTGACGCTGCGAACTGAGGGCAGCCGACGGATGACTCCTTTGCAAACGATTTCTGCCAGTTGGATTATCTGCGACAGCTGGGCCGGCGTTGCAGCCACTGTAGCTCTAGCGACTGTTCAAGGAGGGCCGGTGACTCTCACCTATGGGCTCATTGCTATGTTCATTCTGGTTGGAGCCTGTGTGCTTTCATTGGGAGAGTTGGCGAGTGTATATCCCACGGCCGGTGGACAGTATCACTGGACTTCCATTTTAGCTCCCAGACGGGCGAGACGGGTGATG AGCTACGCCTGTGGAATTGCGAATATGTTCGCCTGGATTGCCATCTGCACTGGGATTGCTATCATCCCTGCGCAGCAAATTATGGGAATTGTTTTGTTCTACTATCCAGACTTTAATGCTCAGCCGTGGCATTACTTTCTGATATACCAGGCTATCAATGGACTGGTGATGCTATACAATATTGGTCTCCTCCAAAGGTCACTCTGGATCCACGATGCTGCCT TCTTCATTACTCTTGcctccttcttcgtcatcacAATTTCCTGTCTCTCTCGCTCCGCGGGCAACTACGAGCCATCGACCACTGTTTGGGAGACCTTCCTCAACGATAGCGGATGGAGCTCAGGGGGGGTTGCCTTCCTCACTGGACTTGTCGCGCCGAACTACATGTTTGCTGGTATTGATGGGGCATTACATCTGGCGGAGGACTGTCGTAATGCGGCAACAGCAGTACCATGGGCTCTGATGAGTACGCTTACTATTGGCTTTGGGActtccttcgccttcatGATTGCTATGCTATACTGCACTCATGATTTGCAAGCCGTAGTGGAGACTACCACTGG TGTCCCAATATACGAAATCTGGTATCAGGCCACACGGTCATCCACCGCAGCGACTGTATTTGTTTTACTCTTGTGTTTTGCAGCGACATTCGCCCTTATCGGAGCCCAGGAAACCGCTTCACGTTTGACATGGTCTCTGGCGCGAGATGAGGCGCTCTGGGGCAGTAAATGGATTGGCAAGATTCAGGATAGACTCGACGTCCCCGTATGGGCACTCGTCTTCAATGCGAGCGTCGTGTTTATCATTGGGTGCATTTACCTTGGCTCCTCGTCGGCATTTAATGCCTTTATTGGCACGGGCTTGATTCTACAACATATCTCCTATGCGTTTcctgctctgctgcttctctatCGTCGTCGGGCGAGTGACTGGTTGCCGGAATCGCGCAAGTTTCGACTGCCAGCTGTGGTTGGATGGGCTGCCAATCTCACTACTGTTTGTTTTGCAATCTTGGTGTTGATATTTTATAATTTCCCTACTGTGATGCCTGTGACGGGAAGCAATATGA ACTATTCTTCTGCGGTGCTGGGAGTGATGGCAATTGTAGCTTGTCTTAACTGGATAATATATGCCAAGAAGCAATATCATGGGCCTTATATTCGCGGATCTGTGGAGGAGCAATCGTGA
- a CDS encoding uncharacterized protein (transcript_id=CADANIAT00010523), which produces MEHDSDRLNAGITKRIRQACASCRRRKTKCSGERPVCFHCRRSRKRCVYEPYSMTIGDSSACQSAILQRINMLESRLAELSDRAVPQSLTSPADIGISLTSSSPLRFSDEQCTVPPSSVLQSVIQTFFDHIHNRPYSYIQEAAFRRKLEMGLVPNCLLLAVLASAVRFSTHDYYEGQKQEATEVYSKGSWMSVLTEHLTVADNLSVEVVQAVNLLAIVDYTAGHVSSAWLKVGVAARISQDLRLMMDPSDALSFPEQEERRRVFWSGYLLDRLISCGKSRPLCIHDEDCHVRLPCDEETLQAGQVQKTHTLHELLSWDSKIDHDQPPSPFGLVILMASIFGRCTRYVHRECNPDKTPPWDTNSEFSKINSSLLLMESYSRSRRLSIVDTLRDKESTHKSEAEQVVFAHTLFHLCHCLLNHPFLSRLRLRPFGSKVPTSFILRVLQAGSEHANELLDLVRGASEAGFPLQSSFYAYCIVVVGGIQSLTFHYEASRNDRGSAGTLQRFHDSLNTLERLAGTWSHAANMTVRLREFHAQAHMFSSLLDPACITDEMYDAAIIALWTMLDYGMVGSSVGDSPNCSEPLISNIPSPSPWVLGSDIFNTPSLEMGDTDPHLLGGLTPFTHFNREVDNLLHPC; this is translated from the exons ATGGAACACGATTCAGATCGACTGAATGCCGGTATTACCAAGCGCATCCGCCAGGCTTGTGCCAGTTGCCG ACGTCGCAAGACAAAATGCTCCGGAGAGCGACCTGTATGCTTTCACTGTCGTCGCAGCCGTAAGCGCTGCGTATATGAGCCGTACTCGATGACCATTGGCGACTCCAGCGCT TGCCAGAGCGCGATTCTGCAACGGATCAATATGCTCGAGTCGCGTCTGGCCGAGCTCAGCGACCGCGCCGTTCCCCAGTCCCT AACGTCGCCAGCTGATATCGGAATTTCTCTGACTTCATCGTCCCCTCTACGCTTCAGCGACGAGCAGTG CACCgttcctccttcctcagtGTTGCAATCCGTCATCCAAACATTCTTTGACCACATTCACAACCGCCCATACTCATATATTCAAGAGGCCGCCTTCCGGCGGAAACTCGAAATGGGGCTCGTGCCAAACTGCCTGCTTCTCGCGGTACTAGCGTCCGCTGTTCGCTTTTCCACGCACGATTATTACGAAGGACAAAAGCAAGAAGCGACCGAAGTGTACTCCAAAGGGTCATGGATGTCGGTGCTCACCGAGCATCTCACAGTGGCGGATAATTTGAGCGTTGAGGTTGTACAAGCCGTGAACTTGCTTGCGATTGTGGACTATACGG CGGGTCACGTCAGTTCTGCCTGGCTCAAAGTTGGCGTTGCCGCGCGCATATCCCAGGACCTACGCCTGATGATGGATCCTTCCGACGCACTATCATTTCCTGAACAGGAGGAGCGCCGGCGGGTCTTCTGGTCAGGGTATTTACTTGACAGGCTCATTTCATGTGGAAAATCCAGGCCGCTGTGCATTCACGACGAGGATTGCCATGTTCGTCTTCCATGCGATGAAGAAACGCTCCAGGCTGGGCAAGTACAGAAAACGCATACCCTGCACGAGCTCCTCAGCTGGGACTCAAAAATCGACCACGATCAGCCTCCTAGTCCATTCGGACTAGTAATCTTGATGGCATCTATCTTTGGACGCTGCACTAGATATGTCCACCGAGAGTGTAACCCCGATAAAACGCCGCCGTGGGACACGAATTCAGAGTTCTCTAAGATCAACTCGTCCTTGCTGCTGATGGAATCCTACTCCAGGAGCAGACGGCTCTCTATCGTTGATACGCTTCGTGACAAGGAATCAACGCACAAGTCAGAAGCAGAGCAGGTAGTATTCGCTCATACTCTGTTTCACCTCTGCCACTGTTTACTCAACCATCCGTTCCTCTCGCGGCTGCGCTTGAGGCCCTTTGGGTCGAAAGTGCCCACCAGCTTTATTCTGCGTGTCTTACAGGCGGGGAGCGAGCACGCCAACGAGCTACTAGACTTGGTGCGCGGGGCGAGCGAGGCAGGCTTTCCCCTGCAATCATCATTCTACGCATACTGTATCGTCGTTGTAGGGGGGATACAGTCTTTAACGTTCCACTACGAGGCATCCAGAAACGACCGGGGATCGGCAGGTACTTTACAACGCTTTCATGACAGTCTCAACACACTTGAACGGTTAGCGGGGACATGGTCTCACGCGGCAAACATG ACCGTCCGACTCCGTGAGTTCCACGCTCAGGCACATATGTTTTCCTCGCTCCTAGATCCCGCCTGCATAACAGACGAGATGTACGACGCAGCAATAATAGCGCTTTGGACAATGCTTGATTATGGTATGGTGGGCTCCAGTGTCGGTGATAGCCCCAATTGCTCGGAGCCACTTATTTCCAATATACCGTCACCTTCGCCATGGGTTCTGGGATCTGATATATTCAATACACCCTCGCTTGAAATGGGAGACACTGACCCACATCTGCTCGGTGGTTTGACACCCTTTACGCATTTCAATCGTGAAGTGGACAATCTTTTGCATCCCTGCTGA
- a CDS encoding protein hlyA (transcript_id=CADANIAT00003830) produces the protein MQNSTKTVRIVEVGPRDGLQNIPQSIDSTIKLDLIRRLRDAGLQTIELTSFVSPRAIPQLADAQVVVQNADIQKLLKNPKLRLPVLVPNLKGLERALHNGIKEVAVFISATEGFSRANINCTVDEGLERARQVASRAASAGLSVRGYVSCIFADPYDGPTRPSSVLRCTKALLDAGCYEVSLGDTLGIGTPADVRWLITYLQDNGVPLEMLAGHFHDTYGGAVANVWEAYKCGLRMFDSSVAGLGGCPFALGAKGNVASEDLVYMFERSGIHTGVDLSKLVETGEWISRQLSIANSSRAGAALWAMRKQTAVPKSPKVSVSWKLVKQTEGLQLFRSGVNLRINLNRPKNGNALTAIMAQDLTEAVTNAGRDATISRIILTGSGKFFCTGMDLGKGSTAVGQGGSSSNAQFDRLTNLFEAIDQSPKVTIACLNGPAFGGGVGLAFACDMRFAVRAASVTLSEVKLGLCPATISKYVIREFGIALSREAMLSARPVSAGELKARGLVVELADNAEALPGLLDQFLTQLKAASPEASRMSKELIRLAWAHGGKEEQAKGIRALFDGMMRPDGDGAHGVKEFQAKRSVDWDAYTLRRVDSAKL, from the exons ATGCAGAACTCGACCAAAACAGTGCGAATCGTGGAGGTGGGCCCGCGAGATGGCCTCCAGAACATCCCACAGTCGATCGacagcaccatcaagctGGACCTCATTCGTCGACTGCGTGATGCTGGGCTGCAGACTATCGAGCTGACTTCATTTGTTTCTCCCCGTGCAATTCCACAGCTTGCCGATGCACAGGTGGTAGTACAGAATGCCGACATCCAAAAACTCCTAAAGAATCCTAAACTGCGACTACCGGTCCTAGTTCCCAATCTCAAGGGACTAGAGAGAGCACTACACAATGGCATCAAAGAAGTTGCGGTGTTTATCAGTGCGACCGAGGGATTTAGCAGAGCGAACATCAACTGTACCGTCGACGAAGGACTCGAGAGAGCTCGACAAGTGGCCTCTAGGGCAGCCAGCGCAGGGCTTTCGGTGCGAGG TTACGTTTCGTGTATTTTCGCAGACCCTTACGACGGTCCGACACGGCCCTCCTCTGTTCTCCGGTGCACAAAAGCCCTCCTAGATGCAGGCTGCTACGAAGTTAGTCTTGGTGACACCTTGGGAATTGGCACTCCTGCCGACGTGCGCTGGCTGATAACATATCTACAAGATAATGGGGTACCTTTGGAGATGCTGGCCGGCCACTTTCACGACACTTACGGCGGCGCGGTTGCAAATGTGTGGGAAGCGTACAAGTGCGGATTGAGGATGTTTGACAGTAGCGTTGCTGGACTCGGAGGATGTCCATTTGCGCTTGGAGCGAAGGGAAACGTGGCCAGCGAGGATTTAGTATATATGTTCGAACGGTCGGGGATCCACACAGGAGTAGATCTGTCAAAGCTAGTCGAAACTGGAGAATGGATCTCGAGGCAGCTATCTATCGCAAACAGCAGTCGAGCAGGTGCAGCATTGTGGGCAATGCGCAAGCAAACGGCTGTTCCCAAATCACCCAAAGTTTCAGTCTCGTGGAAGCTCGTCAAGCAAACAGAGGGTCTGCAGCTGTTCCGGTCGGGGGTCAATCTGAGGATCAACTTGAATAGACCCAAGAATGGAAATGCTCTCACGGCCATAATGGCGCAAGATCTTACAGAGGCTGTCACGAATGCCGGACGAGATGCGACCATTTCACGAATTATCCTGACTGGAAGTGGCAAGTTCTTCTGCACCGGGATGGATCTGGGCAAGGGAAGCACCGCAGTGGGTCAGGGGGGCTCCAGCAGCAATGCGCAGTTTGACCGACTGACAAATCTCTTTGAAGCCATTGACCAGTCCCCCAAGGTCACTATTGCGTGTTTGAATGGACCCGCATTCGGGGGCGGCGTTGGACTGGCCTTCGCCTGCGATATGCGCTTTGCAGTTAGGGCTGCGAGTGTAACGCTCAGCGAGGTCAAGCTGGGTCTTTGTCCAGCCACCATCTCCAAGTACGTCATTCGAGAATTTGGAATTGCTCTTTCGCGGGAGGCGATGCTCTCTGCAAGGCCAGTGTCAGCCGGCGAGTTGAAGGCACGCGGGCTGGTAGTTGAGCTCGCAGACAACGCAGAGGCACTGCCGGGTCTGCTCGACCAATTCCTTACCCAGCTCAAGGCTGCCTCTCCTGAGGCCTCTCGCATGTCGAAAGAGCTCATCCGCCTGGCTTGGGCGCATGGGGGAAAGGAGGAACAGGCGAAAGGGATCAGGGCTCTATTTGACGGCATGATGCGGCCGGATGGGGATGGGGCTCACGGTGTCAAGGAGTTCCAGGCTAAACGTTCAGTGGATTGGGATGCGTATACACTGCGAAGGGTGGATTCAGCTAAGCTGTAG